From the candidate division KSB1 bacterium genome, the window GCCAGGATGAGAATGCTCATTTCAGATAAGGATGGTGCTGATAACTTTGCAATGCGCATGTTCACAGTTGCCTCCGGTGGTCACACACCGTTTCATTTTCATAACTATGAACACGAAATATTTGTGCTGGAAGGTCAGGGCGTGCTTAAAGGCGAGGATAAGGAACATCCATTCAAAGCCGGCGATGTTATTTTTGTCTCTCCCAATGAAAAACACCAGTTTATAAATGCCGGTAAAAAGGAACTGAAATTTCTCTGTTTGATACCGGCACCGGAGAAATGCGCTTAAAGGAAATATGATTTTCATTATTTTACTTTTTCTTCTATGCTTTAGCTGCCAGGAACCCCCGCCAGTCGGTGAAATCGATTTTGTGGCTCAAATTGAAAAGCATCGCCGGGAGAAAGATGCTTCTTTTAAAATATCAGAAGACTCTCCGATTCCGGACGAACGTAAAACTAAGTTTCAGGGGCTGAGTTACTTTGCCATCGATTTGAATTACCGATTTCAAGTCCGCTTGCATCCTTACAGTCAAAAAGAGACTTTTGAAATTGTCACCAGTTCCGGCATGTTGCGCGAAACCATGAAATACGGCTATTTCAAATTCAAGGTTGATAGCAGCCAGTGTGTTCTGCAGGTCTACAAACTTCTGGATATTCAAAGTAATTACCCAAACTACCTTTTTGTGCCTTTCCTCGACGCAACCACAGGCAAGGAAAGCTATGCCGGTGGCAGGTATTTGGACTTCGAAGAAAACGATTCCGGAATTTACACCTTGGATTTTAATCTGGCCTACAACCCTTCGTGCGCTTACGGCAAAGCCGGTTACAATTGTCCAATTCCACCCGCAGAAAATCGATTGAATGTTGCGATTTATACCGGTGAGAGATATTCAACCTTTTGAGCTTGACAATTTTTTATAAAATTTTTGAAAGTTAGGAAACGTAGCCCCAAACTAAGTATTATTAAATTGCATTAATGAATGTAATAAACTATATTTAACTGAAAGTAAGAAGATGATTTTATAGGTTAACAATATGCCTCGGAATAGAAATTCAAACACTCTCCTCAATGAGATTACTAACCGAATATTACATGCCGGGGAACCGCTTAAAATAGTCTTATTTGGATCACGTGCACAAAATAAAGCTCAAAATGACAGCGACTATGATTTTCTAATTATTGAAGACTCAAACCAGCCACGTTATAAACGAGCAGCAAAATACCGCCGGAGATTGAGGGGGATGGGTTTTTCCAAGGATATTGTAGTTTGGACTCCCGAAGAGGTGGAGCAATGGCGTAATGTTTCCAACGCATTTATAACGACTGCCTTAAGAGAAGGAATTGTTCTCTATGAAAGATAAATTTGCTTTGACGCGTGGTTGGATTGCCAAAGCTCAAAGTGATTTGTCAAGTGCGAAAAAATTGGTTAATAGTGATGGTCCTTATGATACTTCATGTTTTCACGCTCAGCAAACAATTGAGAAGCTGCTTAAGGCGGTTTTAGCTTTTCATAGTAAACCTATTCCCAAAACCCACGATTTGGAAGAACTTCAACGTATTTGTCTCGAGTTTGTCACGATTCCCTCCCTCGGAGAATTAGATTTCACTGAGATTACTGATTATGCTGTAGGAATACGATACGATTTGGATTTCTGGCCTGAACAGGAGCTTGCGTTGG encodes:
- a CDS encoding nucleotidyltransferase domain-containing protein codes for the protein MPRNRNSNTLLNEITNRILHAGEPLKIVLFGSRAQNKAQNDSDYDFLIIEDSNQPRYKRAAKYRRRLRGMGFSKDIVVWTPEEVEQWRNVSNAFITTALREGIVLYER
- a CDS encoding HEPN domain-containing protein, with amino-acid sequence MKDKFALTRGWIAKAQSDLSSAKKLVNSDGPYDTSCFHAQQTIEKLLKAVLAFHSKPIPKTHDLEELQRICLEFVTIPSLGELDFTEITDYAVGIRYDLDFWPEQELALESIAYAEKVLKIIKQILPKQCHA
- a CDS encoding DUF1684 domain-containing protein encodes the protein MIFIILLFLLCFSCQEPPPVGEIDFVAQIEKHRREKDASFKISEDSPIPDERKTKFQGLSYFAIDLNYRFQVRLHPYSQKETFEIVTSSGMLRETMKYGYFKFKVDSSQCVLQVYKLLDIQSNYPNYLFVPFLDATTGKESYAGGRYLDFEENDSGIYTLDFNLAYNPSCAYGKAGYNCPIPPAENRLNVAIYTGERYSTF
- a CDS encoding cupin domain-containing protein, which codes for MKIQNFKDIEETEVDMAGTKDARMRMLISDKDGADNFAMRMFTVASGGHTPFHFHNYEHEIFVLEGQGVLKGEDKEHPFKAGDVIFVSPNEKHQFINAGKKELKFLCLIPAPEKCA